In a genomic window of Gemmatimonadaceae bacterium:
- a CDS encoding amino acid permease — MKEEGLIRAVGFRGLTAGIINYTIGAGIFVLPALVAATVGAAAPMVYVVCAVAMGLIVLCFADAGSRVSLSGGTYAYAEVAFGQYVGFMVAVGLWMSMVLASASVAIVFIDSLGQLVPALQTPVARTAVLLLLYASLAFTNIRGVKLSSGLVQTVTAGKLIPILVLVGFGLFAVRGANLAWPGMPSAGETARATVILIFAFMGVESALTPSGEVSNPARTVPRSIFAALAIVTILYIALQIVTQGILGAELATNTKSPLAAAAKVVLGRGGELLVLLGAAISTFGYVAGDMLAGPRMPYALGRDGLLPRFFGLVHDRYRTPHVAIALHAAICALLALTGTFASLSVFVVLLTLLVYLACCLATIQLQRRDVRADGAVPFKVPGGPVVPILASAIIVWLMSSSTLREFMALAVMLGILTVVFFVMRLQRSPAPAPT; from the coding sequence GTGAAAGAAGAGGGACTGATCCGCGCCGTCGGATTCCGTGGTCTCACCGCCGGGATCATCAACTATACGATCGGGGCGGGAATCTTTGTGCTTCCGGCGCTGGTCGCTGCGACCGTCGGTGCCGCGGCTCCGATGGTATACGTCGTCTGCGCCGTTGCCATGGGGCTGATAGTTCTTTGCTTCGCAGACGCAGGAAGCCGCGTGTCGCTCTCCGGCGGAACCTATGCGTACGCCGAGGTTGCGTTCGGGCAGTACGTGGGGTTCATGGTGGCGGTGGGACTCTGGATGTCGATGGTACTCGCCAGCGCTTCTGTGGCCATTGTCTTCATCGACTCACTCGGCCAGCTCGTCCCCGCGCTCCAGACGCCGGTGGCGCGCACTGCGGTACTTCTTCTTCTCTACGCGTCGCTTGCGTTCACCAACATCCGGGGCGTAAAGCTCAGCAGCGGACTCGTTCAGACCGTGACCGCCGGGAAGCTCATCCCGATTCTCGTTCTCGTGGGCTTCGGGTTGTTCGCAGTTCGCGGCGCCAACCTCGCCTGGCCGGGAATGCCAAGTGCAGGCGAAACCGCGCGCGCCACAGTCATCCTCATTTTCGCCTTCATGGGTGTCGAGTCCGCGCTGACCCCAAGCGGGGAGGTGAGCAATCCAGCGCGAACCGTACCGAGATCGATCTTCGCGGCGCTGGCGATTGTGACCATCCTGTACATCGCGCTGCAGATCGTCACGCAGGGAATATTGGGCGCTGAGCTCGCGACCAACACGAAATCGCCGCTGGCGGCGGCGGCGAAGGTTGTGCTTGGCCGGGGTGGCGAGTTGCTCGTGTTGCTTGGAGCAGCCATCTCGACATTCGGTTACGTCGCGGGCGACATGCTGGCCGGGCCGCGCATGCCGTACGCACTCGGCCGCGATGGCCTTCTCCCTCGATTCTTTGGACTCGTCCACGATCGTTACCGCACGCCCCATGTGGCGATCGCTCTTCACGCAGCGATCTGTGCGCTGCTCGCGCTCACCGGAACGTTTGCGTCCCTGTCCGTTTTCGTGGTGTTGCTGACGCTCCTCGTATATCTCGCCTGCTGCCTGGCGACAATTCAGCTTCAGCGGCGCGATGTGCGCGCGGACGGAGCAGTTCCATTCAAGGTGCCTGGCGGGCCTGTGGTTCCAATTCTGGCGTCGGCCATCATCGTCTGGCTGATGAGCAGCTCTACTCTGCGGGAGTTCATGGCGTTGGCCGTGATGCTCGGAATCCTTACCGTAGTGTTCTTCGTCATGCGCCTTCAGCGGAGTCCGGCGCCGGCGCCGACTTGA